A stretch of Desertifilum tharense IPPAS B-1220 DNA encodes these proteins:
- a CDS encoding type II secretion system F family protein, whose product MPTYIASVRDNTGKAKKEKVTADSLGEARTLLRERGLTVADLKKAQSFDIKNINLDELNEAFAVATASVTVKDKAVFSRQFAAMVNAGVGMVRCLSVLTDQCQNPKLKKALKQISAEVQEGSNLSEAMGKHPACYDNLYVAMVQAGEVGGVLDEVLNRLAKLLEDSARLQNQLKSAMSYPTTVGSLAVIIFLALTIFLIPTFAAIFEEIGVELPLFTQIMLGISAFLLDPRKSVTLVVILLGLFIAYKQYYKTPMGRVVCDGIFLKLPLFGDLISKAATARFCRTFGTLTRAGVPILTSLEIVRDTAGNQVIANAVEEARKEIQGGGMISIALDREKVFPILAVQMISIGEETGEIDKMLMKVADFYEDEVEQAIKGLTSMLEPLMIVVIGGMVGSILLAMYLPMFKVFESL is encoded by the coding sequence ATGCCTACGTATATTGCTAGCGTTCGAGATAATACTGGAAAAGCTAAAAAAGAGAAAGTTACTGCTGATTCCCTGGGAGAAGCCCGCACTTTATTACGGGAACGAGGTTTAACGGTTGCCGATCTCAAAAAGGCGCAAAGCTTCGACATCAAAAATATTAATCTTGACGAACTTAACGAGGCTTTTGCAGTCGCAACAGCCTCTGTCACTGTTAAGGATAAAGCGGTTTTCTCTCGACAATTCGCCGCAATGGTGAATGCGGGCGTGGGGATGGTTCGTTGTTTGAGCGTTCTGACCGATCAGTGTCAAAACCCTAAGCTCAAAAAGGCGCTTAAGCAAATTTCGGCAGAAGTTCAAGAAGGTTCTAACCTCTCCGAAGCAATGGGCAAGCATCCGGCTTGCTATGATAATTTGTACGTGGCAATGGTACAAGCCGGTGAGGTTGGGGGGGTACTTGATGAAGTTTTGAACCGCTTGGCTAAACTTCTCGAAGATTCTGCTCGCCTGCAAAACCAATTGAAATCAGCGATGTCTTACCCAACCACCGTGGGAAGCTTGGCTGTCATTATTTTCTTAGCGCTGACTATCTTTTTAATCCCAACTTTTGCCGCAATTTTTGAAGAGATTGGGGTAGAGTTACCCCTGTTTACTCAGATTATGTTGGGGATTAGCGCGTTCTTGCTCGATCCGAGGAAATCAGTGACTTTGGTGGTGATTCTGCTTGGGCTGTTTATTGCCTACAAGCAGTATTACAAAACTCCAATGGGTCGAGTGGTTTGCGATGGAATTTTTCTGAAACTTCCTTTATTTGGCGACTTGATTTCTAAGGCCGCAACTGCTCGTTTTTGTCGAACTTTTGGAACGCTAACCCGCGCGGGCGTCCCGATCTTAACCTCTTTAGAAATTGTCCGCGATACGGCAGGCAACCAGGTTATTGCTAACGCGGTAGAAGAGGCTCGCAAAGAGATTCAAGGCGGCGGGATGATTAGTATTGCGCTGGATCGCGAAAAGGTTTTCCCTATCTTGGCCGTACAAATGATTAGTATTGGTGAAGAAACTGGGGAAATTGACAAGATGTTAATGAAGGTGGCTGACTTCTACGAAGATGAAGTAGAACAAGCGATTAAAGGGTTAACGAGTATGTTGGAACCTCTGATGATTGTGGTCATTGGGGGGATGGTTGGTTCAATTTTGCTGGCGATGTATTTACCGATGTTTAAGGTATTTGAATCGCTGTAA
- a CDS encoding type IV pilus twitching motility protein PilT, with product MELMIEDVMESLVEQGGSDIHIQAGAPIYFRIHGKLTPQPQFGEQMDAHGCQRLIFSMLNNTQRKELEQNWELDCAYGVKGLARFRVNVYRERGCFAACLRALASKIPNFEKLGVPEIMKELAERPRGMVLVTGQTGSGKTTTLAAILDMINRTRAEHILTVEDPIEYVFPNVKSLFHQRQKGEDTKSFANALKAALREDPDIILVGEMRDLETISLAVSAAETGHLVFGTLHTNSAAGTIDRMLDVFPPIQQPQIRAQMSGSLVGICSQNLVPKMGGGRVAAQEIMVNTPAIANLIREGKTSQIYSAIQTGAKLGMQTMEMCLARLYNEGKVSYEDAMSKSSRPDELARLIGAVPSGAKGKVGAH from the coding sequence ATGGAATTAATGATTGAAGATGTCATGGAGTCCCTGGTGGAGCAGGGAGGATCGGATATCCACATTCAAGCAGGTGCGCCGATTTATTTCCGAATTCACGGAAAGCTGACCCCGCAACCCCAGTTTGGCGAGCAAATGGACGCTCATGGCTGCCAGCGGTTGATCTTCAGTATGCTTAACAACACCCAACGCAAAGAACTGGAGCAAAACTGGGAACTAGACTGCGCCTATGGGGTAAAAGGTTTAGCGCGGTTTCGGGTGAACGTTTACCGCGAACGCGGCTGTTTTGCGGCCTGCTTGCGAGCCTTGGCATCCAAAATCCCTAATTTCGAGAAACTCGGCGTTCCTGAAATTATGAAGGAACTCGCAGAACGTCCCAGAGGGATGGTGCTGGTGACAGGACAAACTGGATCGGGGAAAACGACGACCCTAGCGGCTATTCTAGATATGATTAACCGCACGCGAGCCGAGCATATTCTGACGGTAGAAGACCCGATTGAGTATGTTTTCCCCAATGTCAAAAGCTTGTTCCACCAACGCCAAAAGGGTGAAGACACCAAAAGTTTTGCCAACGCCCTGAAAGCAGCGTTACGGGAAGACCCCGATATCATTCTGGTGGGTGAAATGCGGGACTTAGAGACGATTAGCTTGGCGGTATCGGCGGCGGAAACGGGTCACTTAGTCTTTGGCACCTTGCACACTAACTCGGCGGCGGGAACCATTGACCGGATGCTAGATGTTTTCCCACCCATTCAACAGCCCCAAATCCGCGCTCAGATGTCCGGATCGCTGGTGGGGATTTGCTCGCAAAACCTCGTTCCTAAAATGGGCGGGGGACGGGTTGCAGCTCAAGAAATTATGGTCAATACCCCAGCGATCGCGAACCTGATTCGTGAAGGTAAAACCTCCCAAATTTACTCGGCCATTCAAACCGGGGCTAAACTAGGAATGCAGACAATGGAAATGTGTCTGGCAAGGCTTTACAACGAAGGGAAGGTTTCCTACGAAGATGCGATGTCCAAGAGTTCGCGACCGGATGAATTGGCTCGCTTGATTGGTGCAGTCCCTTCGGGCGCAAAAGGTAAAGTTGGCGCTCACTAA
- a CDS encoding serine/threonine-protein kinase — protein MTPSIPQGTVLRQRYLIRQILGQGGFGRTYLAIDLERFKEPCVLKELTVPYQDRALWEKAQILFQREASTLYQIQHAQIPRFWASFEDNHRLFLVQDFVRGKSYRHLLQARQRQGRHFSPNEVLHLLNQLLPVLSYIHERKIIHRDISPENIMLQLPGQNSNASASAEVPRLPVLIDFGAVKAAVTAYCGTPLSPSLMTCIGKAGYAPPEQLQTGKAYPHSDLYALAATCLVLLTGQEPQTLLDSQTLTWQWQQYTSLNERFAAILHKMLAWQPSDRYQNAQEVLIDLQSLLAPAQTRWQPDTPPAPAPSTRIATSPVTSTLLYPPTPELRTPTQLAAPSEQNLWAKLGIATSIGLVVATGLVVPHLWRPWSAPQTAHSEQSSAVSSNLLDEPTRSSWSLSKSQTLGGSPASTSSMAQPQRLEFLPGQNVAIARGTLQEYTLQPYLLKAAQGQIVTVTLEGSGVVMNLLNSNQQGIDAAAYQTRSWTGQIPADDHYLIQILGTGSYALEVAMTPVSRTLEAPTQRIKLARGTTGTTVTGNLSPNKMQRYLIQARGKQIMVVKVLQGEAQVSIISPTGDRIGGSNSESPDWQGQLPVDGDYAIEVSAPGVSEFALALDIY, from the coding sequence ATGACACCTTCGATTCCGCAGGGAACAGTATTAAGACAAAGATATCTAATCAGACAGATCCTAGGTCAGGGGGGTTTTGGGCGCACCTACCTCGCGATTGATTTAGAGCGTTTTAAAGAACCTTGCGTTCTCAAGGAACTCACCGTTCCTTATCAAGATCGAGCGTTATGGGAAAAAGCCCAAATTCTGTTTCAACGAGAAGCCAGTACGCTTTATCAAATTCAGCACGCTCAAATTCCTCGTTTTTGGGCATCCTTTGAAGATAATCATCGTTTATTTCTGGTTCAAGACTTTGTAAGGGGCAAGTCTTACCGTCATTTATTGCAGGCTCGCCAACGACAAGGGCGTCACTTTTCCCCCAATGAAGTGTTGCATTTGCTCAATCAACTGCTCCCAGTTTTGAGCTACATCCACGAGCGCAAGATCATCCATCGCGATATCTCGCCAGAAAATATTATGTTGCAACTGCCGGGACAAAACTCGAATGCAAGCGCCTCGGCAGAAGTTCCCAGATTGCCTGTTCTGATAGATTTTGGGGCAGTTAAGGCAGCCGTTACGGCCTATTGCGGTACGCCTTTATCCCCTTCTTTAATGACCTGTATTGGCAAAGCCGGTTATGCCCCCCCGGAGCAATTGCAAACGGGTAAAGCGTATCCCCATAGCGATCTTTACGCCTTAGCCGCCACTTGTTTAGTCTTGTTGACCGGACAAGAACCTCAAACGCTTCTCGATAGTCAAACACTGACGTGGCAATGGCAGCAATACACTTCCTTGAACGAGCGCTTTGCAGCAATTCTCCATAAAATGTTAGCTTGGCAGCCGAGCGATCGCTATCAGAACGCCCAAGAAGTCTTAATCGACCTGCAATCGCTGCTTGCTCCAGCACAGACCCGCTGGCAGCCAGATACGCCACCTGCCCCTGCTCCTTCAACGCGGATTGCCACTTCCCCCGTAACTTCAACCCTGCTTTATCCGCCAACACCCGAATTAAGAACGCCAACTCAACTGGCTGCTCCTTCTGAACAAAATCTCTGGGCTAAATTAGGGATTGCGACGAGCATTGGATTAGTTGTGGCAACAGGTCTAGTTGTACCGCATCTGTGGCGACCTTGGAGCGCCCCCCAAACAGCCCATTCCGAACAATCTTCCGCAGTCTCCTCAAACCTTTTAGACGAGCCAACTCGCTCTTCTTGGTCTTTGAGTAAATCCCAAACCCTGGGCGGATCTCCGGCAAGTACCAGCAGCATGGCACAGCCGCAGCGTTTAGAGTTTTTACCCGGTCAGAATGTGGCGATCGCGCGCGGAACGCTACAAGAATATACGCTCCAACCCTACCTCTTAAAAGCCGCCCAAGGTCAGATCGTCACAGTAACGCTAGAGGGAAGTGGCGTCGTGATGAATTTATTAAACTCTAACCAGCAAGGAATTGATGCCGCCGCTTATCAGACGCGCAGTTGGACGGGTCAAATTCCAGCCGACGATCATTATCTCATTCAAATTTTAGGCACGGGCAGCTATGCCTTAGAAGTGGCAATGACACCCGTTTCGAGAACCCTAGAGGCCCCAACCCAGCGCATTAAACTGGCTCGCGGCACCACGGGAACAACGGTAACAGGCAATCTTTCTCCCAATAAGATGCAGCGCTACCTGATTCAAGCCAGGGGCAAACAGATTATGGTGGTTAAGGTATTGCAGGGAGAGGCTCAAGTGAGTATTATCTCTCCAACTGGCGATCGCATCGGTGGCAGCAATAGCGAATCCCCCGATTGGCAAGGTCAGCTTCCCGTTGATGGGGACTATGCCATTGAAGTGTCGGCCCCAGGTGTGAGCGAATTTGCCCTAGCGCTGGACATCTATTAA